The following proteins are co-located in the Bosea sp. AS-1 genome:
- a CDS encoding cytochrome c oxidase subunit 3 family protein — translation MNASVDRRSLGGAQPASEDGMELLLWILVWSELVVFGALLGAFLLFSALDPSSLVTLRRALDPNLAGIATAVLLTSGFFAACAALGRHPRHNLVAAALGGFVFCGLKIAAFVHELPTLAATEGRLVELYPLIVGFHFAHVLFVAGLLLLVAWRPVPRHVATVATVWHLIDLVWLLILPVIYLG, via the coding sequence ATGAATGCCAGCGTTGATCGCCGCAGCCTCGGCGGCGCCCAGCCAGCGTCCGAAGACGGCATGGAGCTTCTGCTCTGGATCCTCGTCTGGAGCGAACTCGTCGTCTTCGGAGCGCTGCTCGGTGCCTTCCTGCTCTTCAGCGCGCTCGATCCGTCGTCCCTGGTGACACTGCGCCGAGCCCTGGACCCGAACCTCGCCGGTATCGCGACGGCCGTGCTGCTGACCAGCGGCTTCTTCGCGGCCTGCGCCGCCTTGGGCCGTCATCCGCGTCACAACCTCGTTGCAGCCGCGCTCGGTGGCTTTGTCTTCTGCGGGCTGAAGATCGCAGCCTTCGTCCACGAACTGCCGACGCTCGCGGCGACGGAGGGGCGGCTCGTCGAGCTCTACCCGCTCATCGTCGGCTTCCATTTCGCGCATGTGCTGTTCGTCGCCGGCCTGCTGCTGCTCGTCGCCTGGCGGCCAGTGCCGCGCCATGTCGCCACCGTCGCGACCGTCTGGCACCTGATTGACCTGGTCTGGCTGCTGATCCTCCCCGTCATCTATTTGGGTTGA
- a CDS encoding cbb3-type cytochrome c oxidase subunit I — MPGYNTTRYKTQNVAMLYFYGALALFVAQVTFGLVAGLIYVLPNTLSVALPFNIVRMIHTNALVVWLLLGFMGSTYYLLPEEAQTELYSPRLAVAQFWIFFIAAGVTVVGYLFHIHEGREFLEQPFAIKVGIVVVVLMFLFNITMTSLKGRKTTVTNILLFGLWGLAIFFLFAFYNPANLALDKMYWWYVIHLWVEGVWELIMASVLAFLMIKLNGVDREVVEKWLYVIVGLALFSGILGTGHHYYWIGAPGYWQWIGSLFSTLEVAPFFTMVIFTFQMTWKAGRNHPNKAALLWSLGCSVMAFFGAGVWGFLHTLSSVNYYTHGTQLTAAHGHLAFFGAYVMLNLAVMAYAIPELKGRAPYNQWLSIASFWLMVTAMSVMTFALTFAGVVQAHLQRVLGQSFMDVQDQIALFYWIRLGSGVVVVISALMFVWAVLVPSRERSAEPRALAQPAE; from the coding sequence ATGCCAGGCTACAACACGACGAGATACAAGACCCAGAACGTCGCGATGCTCTATTTCTACGGCGCGCTCGCGCTGTTCGTCGCGCAAGTCACCTTCGGGCTGGTCGCCGGGCTGATCTATGTGCTGCCCAACACGCTGTCGGTCGCCCTGCCCTTCAACATCGTGCGGATGATCCACACCAACGCCCTGGTGGTGTGGCTGCTGCTCGGCTTCATGGGCTCGACCTATTATCTGTTGCCGGAGGAGGCACAGACCGAGCTTTACAGCCCCAGGCTGGCGGTGGCGCAGTTCTGGATCTTCTTCATCGCCGCTGGCGTCACCGTCGTCGGCTATCTCTTCCATATCCATGAGGGGCGCGAATTCCTCGAGCAGCCCTTCGCGATCAAGGTCGGCATCGTCGTGGTGGTGCTGATGTTCCTGTTCAACATCACCATGACCTCGCTGAAGGGCCGCAAGACCACGGTCACCAACATCCTGCTCTTCGGCCTCTGGGGCCTGGCGATCTTCTTCCTCTTCGCCTTCTACAACCCGGCCAACCTGGCGCTCGACAAGATGTACTGGTGGTACGTCATCCATCTCTGGGTGGAAGGCGTCTGGGAGTTGATCATGGCCTCCGTGCTGGCCTTCCTGATGATCAAGCTCAACGGCGTCGACCGCGAGGTCGTCGAGAAGTGGCTCTACGTCATCGTCGGGCTGGCCCTGTTCTCCGGCATCCTCGGCACCGGCCACCACTATTACTGGATCGGCGCGCCCGGATACTGGCAGTGGATCGGCTCGCTGTTCTCGACGCTGGAGGTCGCGCCCTTCTTCACCATGGTGATCTTCACCTTCCAGATGACCTGGAAGGCCGGACGCAATCACCCCAACAAGGCCGCCCTGCTCTGGTCGCTCGGCTGCTCGGTGATGGCCTTCTTCGGGGCCGGTGTCTGGGGCTTCCTGCACACGCTCTCCTCGGTGAACTACTACACCCACGGCACGCAGCTCACCGCCGCCCACGGCCACCTCGCCTTCTTCGGCGCCTATGTGATGCTGAACCTCGCCGTGATGGCCTATGCCATCCCCGAGCTGAAGGGTCGCGCGCCCTACAACCAGTGGCTCTCGATCGCGAGCTTCTGGCTGATGGTGACGGCGATGTCGGTGATGACCTTCGCGCTGACCTTCGCCGGCGTGGTCCAGGCCCACCTCCAGCGCGTGCTCGGCCAGAGCTTCATGGACGTGCAGGACCAGATCGCCCTGTTCTACTGGATCCGGCTCGGCTCCGGCGTGGTGGTGGTGATCTCGGCGCTGATGTTCGTCTGGGCCGTGCTGGTGCCTAGCCGCGAGCGCAGCGCGGAGCCTCGAGCCCTCGCCCAGCCAGCGGAATGA
- a CDS encoding Crp/Fnr family transcriptional regulator, whose translation MAMDRSVLRSIPLFAAMNDAQLDRMTAQASTRRIPQGEAVFEQGDQAQAFYLLLHGRLKVTQVTRDGQQIIVRVVHPGDLFGFTRALGRSDYPGTATAAVDSLVAAWPTTSWDGFVEDNPHLAMNAIRTIGQRLDEAHTRIREMSTEEVERRVAHAVLRLVEQAGKRDEAGLRVDFPISRRDIAEMTGTTLHTVSRILSAWETQGLVEGGRQKLVVRDRAGLSRLAENAE comes from the coding sequence GTGGCCATGGATCGCAGCGTGCTGCGCAGCATTCCGCTCTTCGCGGCGATGAACGATGCCCAGCTCGACCGCATGACGGCACAGGCGAGCACGCGCCGGATTCCCCAGGGCGAGGCGGTCTTCGAACAGGGTGATCAGGCGCAGGCCTTCTACCTGCTTCTGCACGGCCGGCTGAAGGTGACGCAGGTCACGCGCGACGGCCAGCAGATCATCGTGCGCGTCGTCCATCCCGGCGACCTTTTCGGCTTCACGCGCGCGCTCGGCCGCAGCGACTATCCGGGCACGGCGACGGCGGCGGTCGACAGTCTCGTCGCCGCCTGGCCGACCACGTCCTGGGACGGCTTCGTCGAGGACAATCCGCATCTGGCGATGAATGCGATCCGCACGATCGGCCAGCGCCTCGACGAGGCTCACACGCGCATCCGCGAGATGTCGACCGAGGAGGTCGAGCGCCGTGTCGCCCATGCCGTGCTGCGGCTGGTGGAGCAGGCCGGCAAGCGCGACGAAGCGGGGCTGCGCGTCGACTTCCCGATCTCGCGGCGCGACATCGCCGAAATGACGGGCACCACCTTGCACACGGTCTCCCGCATCCTCAGTGCTTGGGAGACGCAGGGGCTGGTCGAAGGTGGGCGCCAGAAGCTCGTGGTGCGCGACAGGGCCGGGCTGTCACGCCTGGCCGAGAATGCCGAATAA
- a CDS encoding DUF2249 domain-containing protein, producing MSKPEPSLIRELDVRPMLRAGEEPFQAIMDAVGALAPGESLRLIAPFRPVPLFSVMANRGFAASDRPLDGGDWEVVFSPVAGIETEAGLATGSSPSAMSWGNPIEELDLTDLEPPEPMVRILEALEDLQPGDVLFALLAREPVFLFPELAKRQHEWAGNFDASGTAYRLLVRHGGGRAHG from the coding sequence ATGTCGAAACCAGAACCGTCGCTCATCCGCGAACTTGATGTCCGCCCGATGCTGCGGGCCGGCGAGGAACCGTTCCAGGCGATCATGGACGCCGTCGGCGCGCTGGCACCCGGCGAGTCGCTGCGTCTCATCGCGCCATTCCGGCCGGTGCCGCTGTTCTCGGTGATGGCCAATCGCGGCTTCGCCGCCAGCGACCGGCCGCTCGACGGCGGCGACTGGGAGGTCGTGTTCTCGCCCGTCGCCGGAATCGAGACCGAAGCCGGCCTCGCCACCGGCAGCAGCCCCTCCGCGATGTCCTGGGGCAATCCCATCGAGGAGCTCGACCTCACCGACCTCGAACCGCCCGAGCCGATGGTCCGCATCCTGGAGGCGCTCGAAGACCTGCAGCCCGGCGACGTGCTGTTCGCACTGCTCGCCCGCGAGCCGGTCTTCCTCTTCCCGGAACTGGCCAAGCGCCAGCACGAATGGGCCGGCAATTTCGACGCCTCCGGCACCGCCTATCGCCTGCTGGTGCGCCATGGCGGCGGGAGGGCGCACGGATGA
- a CDS encoding Crp/Fnr family transcriptional regulator, with the protein MARARLFPARAAPPTPEWREGTPIQAAMSIDPDLLRGQPVFAALSVGERRALAAAASLWSRPAHEPVFAQGEPANDLLLVLSGRIKLTQRGWSRVPVILRIAHPGEFLDLGRCLRPGRHQASATALCGVTLAAWPMQDWRGLIREMPAIMAGLAQLLEQELSDTQGRLVEIASLDVPRRIAHAVLRLIDQAGREEPAGTRIDFPLSRQDLAALTGTTLHNVSRILTGWERRGVLAGGRRTLLVRDIPALMDLATAMEAGNGA; encoded by the coding sequence TTGGCGAGAGCGCGCCTGTTCCCAGCGCGTGCGGCGCCTCCGACCCCGGAATGGCGCGAAGGCACGCCGATCCAGGCGGCGATGAGCATCGACCCCGACCTTCTGCGCGGCCAACCTGTCTTCGCGGCCTTGTCCGTCGGCGAACGCCGCGCACTCGCGGCTGCGGCCTCTCTCTGGTCGCGGCCGGCCCACGAACCCGTCTTTGCGCAAGGCGAGCCGGCAAACGACCTCCTCCTCGTCCTGTCGGGACGAATCAAGCTGACGCAGCGCGGCTGGTCTCGCGTGCCCGTCATTCTCCGCATCGCCCATCCCGGTGAGTTCCTCGACCTCGGGCGCTGCCTGCGCCCGGGCCGCCACCAGGCCAGCGCGACCGCGTTGTGCGGCGTCACGCTCGCCGCCTGGCCCATGCAGGACTGGCGCGGCCTCATTCGAGAGATGCCGGCGATAATGGCCGGCCTGGCCCAGCTTCTCGAACAGGAGCTGAGCGACACTCAGGGCCGCCTCGTCGAGATCGCCTCGCTCGATGTGCCACGACGCATCGCCCACGCCGTCCTGCGGCTCATCGATCAGGCAGGGCGGGAGGAGCCGGCTGGAACCCGCATCGATTTCCCGCTCTCGCGACAGGATCTCGCCGCACTGACCGGAACGACCCTGCACAATGTCTCGCGCATCCTGACCGGCTGGGAGCGGCGCGGCGTCCTCGCCGGCGGCCGGCGCACGCTGCTGGTGCGCGACATCCCCGCCTTGATGGATCTGGCGACCGCGATGGAAGCCGGTAACGGCGCCTGA
- the nirK gene encoding copper-containing nitrite reductase: MGEELKLTRRSILAGAAATGAFVQAATSQPAQAQAVMSKATAADVAKLPRIRAKLVDPPFVQVHEQIATGGPKVVEFEMTIHEKKIVLDDAGTETFAFTFNGTVPGPLMVVHEGDYVELTLINADTNELMHNIDFHSSTGALGGGALTEINPGERVVLRWKATRPGVFVYHCAPPGMVPWHVTAGMNGAIMVLPRDGLKDHQGKPLKYDKVYYVGEQDFYVPRDENGNFKRYASPGEAHEDVQKAMRTLTPTHVVFNGKVGGLTGKNAMTAKVGETVLIVHSQANRDTRPHLIGGHGDYVWATGKFRNPPERDLETWFIPGGCAGAALYTFLQPGIYAYVNHNLIEAFELGAAGHFKVEGEWNDDLMKQILAPAGI; encoded by the coding sequence ATGGGCGAAGAGCTCAAACTGACCCGCCGCAGCATTCTGGCGGGAGCGGCGGCCACCGGGGCATTCGTCCAGGCCGCGACATCTCAGCCGGCTCAGGCACAGGCCGTCATGAGCAAGGCCACGGCCGCCGATGTCGCCAAGCTGCCGCGCATCAGGGCCAAGCTGGTCGATCCCCCCTTCGTGCAGGTGCACGAGCAGATCGCGACCGGCGGCCCGAAGGTCGTCGAATTCGAAATGACGATCCACGAAAAGAAGATCGTCCTCGACGATGCCGGCACCGAAACCTTCGCCTTTACATTCAACGGCACGGTCCCCGGCCCGCTGATGGTGGTTCATGAGGGCGATTACGTCGAACTGACGCTGATCAACGCCGACACCAACGAACTGATGCATAACATCGACTTCCATTCGTCGACGGGCGCGCTCGGCGGCGGAGCGCTGACCGAGATCAACCCCGGCGAGCGGGTCGTGCTGCGCTGGAAGGCCACCCGGCCGGGCGTGTTCGTCTATCACTGCGCCCCTCCCGGCATGGTGCCCTGGCACGTCACCGCCGGCATGAACGGCGCCATCATGGTGCTGCCGCGCGACGGGCTGAAGGATCACCAGGGCAAGCCGCTGAAATACGACAAGGTCTATTATGTCGGCGAACAGGACTTCTATGTCCCGCGCGACGAGAACGGGAACTTCAAGCGTTACGCCAGCCCCGGCGAAGCGCATGAGGACGTGCAGAAGGCGATGCGGACGCTGACCCCGACCCATGTCGTCTTCAACGGCAAGGTCGGCGGGCTGACCGGCAAGAACGCCATGACCGCCAAGGTCGGCGAGACCGTGCTGATCGTCCATTCGCAGGCCAACCGCGACACGCGGCCCCACCTGATCGGCGGCCATGGCGACTATGTCTGGGCAACCGGCAAGTTCCGCAACCCGCCGGAGCGCGACCTGGAGACCTGGTTCATCCCGGGCGGCTGCGCGGGTGCGGCGCTCTACACCTTCCTGCAGCCGGGCATCTATGCCTACGTCAACCACAACCTGATCGAGGCCTTCGAGCTCGGTGCCGCCGGCCACTTCAAGGTCGAGGGCGAGTGGAACGACGACCTGATGAAGCAGATCCTGGCCCCGGCCGGCATCTGA
- a CDS encoding cytochrome C oxidase subunit IV family protein yields MLSSRGLTLPAVLIALLVATGLSLFAASHLPAGLRGSAIAMLSLAKVVLVVLGFMGLQRESRALAGALIGYAALICLLAGARIALAGVS; encoded by the coding sequence ATGCTGTCTTCCCGCGGACTGACGCTTCCTGCCGTCCTTATCGCCCTGCTCGTCGCGACGGGCCTGAGCCTGTTTGCGGCCTCCCATCTTCCGGCCGGACTGCGCGGATCTGCTATCGCCATGCTCAGCCTGGCAAAGGTTGTCCTCGTGGTGCTGGGCTTCATGGGGCTGCAGCGGGAAAGCCGCGCGCTGGCGGGAGCTCTTATCGGTTATGCCGCGCTCATCTGCCTCTTGGCCGGCGCCAGAATCGCCCTCGCTGGGGTATCGTGA
- a CDS encoding VWA domain-containing protein has translation MLDFLELEETVGRFWHRLVGDTASLPHHPQAAVTLASMAPTLAVCFRGFGGEPGVRIVPARERAAGHRLNFRQRIGLGEERQAQALRTPDSLQLPAEIAIFPEAGLNRDLYIWLAACMATMPPWPISEADPLQRDLARIAIAQHLVTTVLDAFPGLGPVYRRLAESLLASRRREGLPDTEAKVEALIRARLDGGAADIAVESWPAKAPAGYLPALGVPLWPLASAAAPARTRRRDEDQPPPTSAKAEEQMKAYAASRDETAEEWRERSPFILNRFEKILAMSEMVAVDRPSDDSEEHDPEAADELDDMVLSERKGRPASRFRFDLDLPPEAMDETALAGALTYPEWDFRSACYRDDHCRVLAAMAQRELVPPAQDAATRALVRQVRRQFEALRPLREPQRGQIDGPDLDLDAVVRRQADLAAGGSGSDRIHLASRPQAHDLAVTTLMDVSLSTDSWFDDLRVLDVEKQALTVFAHGLAACGDRHEILTFTSRRRDWVRIETVKRFDEAMGPAVEARIAALKPGYYTRIGTAIRHAAAGLKARPDRRKLLLVLTDGKPNDIDHYEGRFAMEDTRMAVIEARRAGICVFAVTVDRESRAYVPHLFGRNGHAVVSRLDRLPAALPAIYRALAA, from the coding sequence ATGCTGGACTTCCTCGAGCTGGAAGAGACGGTCGGACGCTTCTGGCATCGGCTGGTTGGCGACACTGCGAGCCTGCCGCATCATCCGCAGGCGGCGGTGACGCTGGCGAGCATGGCACCGACTCTCGCCGTCTGCTTCCGCGGCTTCGGCGGCGAGCCCGGCGTCAGGATCGTCCCGGCCCGCGAGCGCGCCGCCGGCCACCGACTCAATTTTCGACAGCGCATCGGGCTCGGCGAGGAACGGCAGGCGCAGGCCTTGCGCACGCCGGACAGCCTGCAACTGCCGGCCGAGATCGCGATCTTCCCGGAAGCTGGGCTGAATCGCGACCTTTACATCTGGCTCGCAGCCTGCATGGCCACGATGCCGCCCTGGCCGATCAGCGAAGCCGATCCGCTGCAGCGCGACCTCGCCCGGATCGCCATCGCGCAGCATCTGGTCACCACGGTGCTCGATGCCTTTCCCGGCCTCGGCCCCGTCTACCGTCGGCTCGCCGAGTCCCTGCTCGCCAGCCGTCGTCGCGAGGGGCTGCCCGATACCGAGGCCAAGGTCGAAGCCCTGATCCGCGCGCGGCTGGATGGCGGGGCGGCCGATATTGCCGTCGAAAGCTGGCCGGCCAAGGCGCCGGCCGGCTATCTGCCGGCGCTCGGCGTCCCGCTCTGGCCTCTGGCCAGCGCCGCCGCCCCCGCCCGAACGCGTCGTCGCGACGAGGACCAGCCGCCACCGACCTCCGCCAAGGCCGAAGAGCAGATGAAGGCCTATGCCGCCAGCCGCGATGAGACGGCGGAAGAATGGCGCGAGCGCAGCCCCTTCATTCTCAACCGCTTCGAGAAGATCCTGGCGATGTCGGAGATGGTCGCGGTCGACCGCCCCTCCGACGACAGCGAGGAGCATGATCCCGAGGCCGCCGACGAGCTCGACGACATGGTGCTGAGCGAGCGCAAGGGTCGCCCGGCCTCGCGCTTCCGCTTCGATCTCGACCTGCCGCCGGAAGCGATGGACGAGACCGCGCTCGCCGGCGCGCTGACCTATCCGGAATGGGATTTCCGCAGCGCCTGCTACCGCGACGACCATTGCCGGGTGCTCGCCGCCATGGCTCAGCGGGAGCTGGTGCCCCCGGCGCAGGACGCTGCAACGCGCGCGCTGGTGCGCCAGGTCCGCCGCCAGTTCGAAGCCCTGCGTCCCTTGCGCGAGCCGCAGCGTGGCCAGATCGACGGCCCCGATCTCGATCTCGACGCGGTGGTCCGTCGCCAGGCCGACCTTGCAGCCGGCGGTTCGGGTAGTGACCGCATCCATCTGGCGAGCCGGCCGCAGGCGCATGACCTCGCCGTGACCACGTTGATGGATGTCTCGCTCTCGACCGATTCCTGGTTCGACGATCTGCGCGTGCTCGATGTCGAGAAGCAGGCGCTCACCGTCTTCGCCCATGGGCTCGCCGCCTGCGGCGACCGCCACGAGATCCTGACCTTCACGTCGCGGCGGCGCGACTGGGTGCGGATCGAGACGGTGAAGCGCTTCGACGAGGCAATGGGGCCGGCGGTCGAAGCGCGCATCGCGGCGCTCAAGCCCGGTTACTACACCCGCATCGGCACCGCGATCCGCCATGCTGCGGCCGGACTGAAGGCGCGGCCCGACCGGCGCAAGCTGCTGCTCGTCCTCACCGATGGCAAGCCCAACGACATCGACCACTACGAAGGCCGCTTCGCCATGGAGGATACTCGCATGGCGGTGATCGAGGCGCGCCGCGCCGGCATCTGCGTCTTCGCCGTCACTGTCGATCGCGAGTCCCGCGCCTATGTCCCGCATCTCTTCGGCCGCAACGGCCATGCCGTGGTCTCCCGGCTCGATCGGCTGCCGGCGGCCCTCCCGGCGATCTACCGCGCATTGGCCGCTTGA
- a CDS encoding cytochrome c, with protein sequence MAERLTKAGARNVFYGGSIFFFAIFVGLTAHSHWFMRTKSTDETTLTPAVARGKHVWERNSCINCHTLLGEGAYFAPELGNVWKRYGGDKDPAGARESLKAWMAAQPSGIEGRRQMPQFNLTEQELNDLADFLEWTSRIKTQNWPPNDAG encoded by the coding sequence ATGGCCGAACGTCTGACAAAGGCGGGAGCCCGCAATGTCTTCTACGGCGGATCGATCTTCTTCTTCGCCATCTTCGTCGGGCTCACCGCCCACAGCCACTGGTTCATGCGGACGAAGTCCACCGACGAGACGACGCTGACGCCGGCCGTCGCCCGCGGCAAGCACGTCTGGGAGCGCAACTCCTGCATCAACTGCCACACGCTGCTCGGCGAGGGCGCCTATTTCGCCCCCGAGCTCGGCAATGTCTGGAAGCGCTATGGCGGCGACAAGGACCCGGCCGGCGCCCGCGAGAGCCTGAAGGCCTGGATGGCCGCCCAGCCGAGCGGGATCGAAGGCCGGCGCCAGATGCCGCAATTCAACCTGACCGAGCAGGAACTCAACGATCTCGCCGATTTCCTCGAATGGACGAGCCGGATCAAGACCCAGAACTGGCCACCCAACGATGCCGGCTGA
- a CDS encoding DUF2249 domain-containing protein, whose translation MTIQPLEPLDVRAIPPVVRHATIFGILERLSPGDAFSIVNDHDPAPLRRQIEARYPGAYSWAYIVQGPEIWQVEIGRNEAGDDGHDADCGGHDEGHSCTCGH comes from the coding sequence ATGACCATTCAACCCCTCGAACCTCTCGACGTGCGCGCGATCCCGCCTGTCGTGCGCCATGCCACGATCTTCGGCATCCTGGAGCGGCTCTCCCCCGGCGATGCCTTCAGCATCGTCAACGACCATGACCCGGCGCCGCTGCGCCGGCAGATCGAGGCACGTTATCCCGGCGCCTATTCCTGGGCCTATATCGTGCAGGGACCGGAAATCTGGCAGGTCGAGATCGGCCGCAACGAAGCCGGCGACGACGGCCATGACGCCGATTGCGGCGGCCATGACGAAGGCCATTCCTGCACCTGCGGCCACTGA
- a CDS encoding metal-sulfur cluster assembly factor yields the protein MSANLERLVEIALRDVLDPEIGRSVVDLGLIYAIAAAPDGNVAITMTTTTRGCPLAGFLREAVAAAAGAVSGVTAVVVTLTYEPAWEPAMIAAE from the coding sequence ATGAGCGCCAATCTGGAACGCCTCGTCGAGATCGCGCTGCGCGACGTGCTCGACCCCGAGATCGGTCGCAGCGTGGTCGACCTCGGCCTGATCTACGCGATCGCGGCCGCGCCGGATGGCAACGTCGCGATCACCATGACGACAACCACGCGCGGCTGCCCGCTGGCGGGCTTTCTCCGCGAGGCCGTGGCGGCAGCCGCCGGAGCCGTCTCCGGCGTCACCGCCGTCGTTGTGACACTGACCTATGAGCCGGCCTGGGAACCGGCGATGATCGCGGCCGAGTAA
- a CDS encoding SUMF1/EgtB/PvdO family nonheme iron enzyme has product MATTLRLALPGLTTSLGLLFMAGAATLMLAAPPRRPTAPTFPLPQTALVPAATLLHRLDGEYSRAGRPVDAPRVAIRLRELEIMRYQVTAADYARCVADGACKRLDKPAPRGDLPVTGVSHSDATDYAAWLSRKTGAVWRLPSDREWAQAAGSRFVDDARGLDPDSANPARRWLADYDRETNRKAASDPVPRPVGSFGANEHGISDIAGNVWEWTQSCLRRVSLDAGGRTVGETTNCGIYVVEGQHRAMMTFFIRNPKSGGCSVGTPPDNLGFRLVRERSWRDRLPASLGRLLPA; this is encoded by the coding sequence ATGGCCACGACGCTGCGCCTCGCGCTGCCGGGGCTGACGACCTCGCTCGGGCTCCTGTTCATGGCAGGGGCCGCCACCCTTATGCTGGCGGCGCCCCCACGCCGGCCCACGGCGCCGACCTTCCCTCTGCCTCAGACAGCCCTCGTGCCGGCCGCGACGCTATTGCATCGCCTCGACGGCGAATACAGCCGCGCCGGCCGGCCGGTCGATGCGCCCCGCGTCGCGATCAGGCTGCGCGAGCTCGAGATCATGCGCTATCAGGTGACTGCCGCCGACTATGCGCGCTGCGTTGCCGACGGCGCCTGCAAGCGCCTCGACAAGCCGGCACCGCGCGGCGACCTGCCGGTGACCGGCGTCAGCCACAGCGACGCGACCGATTACGCCGCCTGGCTCTCACGCAAGACCGGCGCTGTCTGGCGCCTGCCGAGCGACCGCGAATGGGCGCAGGCCGCCGGCTCGCGCTTCGTCGACGATGCGCGCGGACTCGATCCTGACAGTGCCAATCCGGCCCGGCGCTGGCTCGCCGATTACGACCGCGAGACCAATCGCAAGGCGGCGAGCGACCCCGTGCCGCGGCCTGTCGGCAGCTTTGGCGCCAACGAGCACGGCATCAGCGACATCGCCGGCAATGTCTGGGAATGGACACAGAGCTGCCTGCGCCGCGTCTCGCTCGATGCCGGCGGCCGCACTGTCGGGGAAACGACCAATTGTGGCATCTATGTCGTCGAGGGCCAGCATCGCGCGATGATGACCTTCTTCATCCGAAACCCGAAGAGCGGCGGCTGTTCGGTCGGCACGCCGCCCGACAATCTCGGCTTCCGCCTGGTGCGTGAGCGGAGTTGGCGCGACCGGTTGCCCGCGAGCCTCGGCCGGCTGCTGCCGGCATGA
- a CDS encoding NnrS family protein yields the protein MAPIPRLRAYDGPAVLSYGFRPLFLLAALQAGLTILVWLPFVTGHLTVPTAFAPIDWHIHEMLFGYQVAAIGGFLLTAIPNWTGRLPVQGMPLLALVLSWLAGRVAVTVSALIGWRLAMAIDALFLLLLAAAAAREIVAGRNWRNLKVVVLVALLLAANLAFHLEAGLTGSAEFSRRFAIAVVLMLVMLIAGRIVPSFTRNWLAPRKGRLPVPFGGYDKIVLAGSVVALGLWVAMPEMFATAIALAVLAVLHLIRLARWAGERCWRNPLLIILHVAYLFVPLGFGLTALASFGLIAPGAGIHAWTAGAFGTMTLAVMSRASLGHTGRPLMATAATQACYVLVVVGSVARICSALGHGPAGLLHVAGLSWSLAFIVFALAYWPALTGARLGGKAAPTPGAA from the coding sequence ATGGCGCCCATTCCGAGGCTGCGAGCCTATGACGGCCCTGCCGTGCTGTCCTATGGATTCAGGCCGCTGTTCCTGCTGGCGGCGCTGCAGGCCGGGTTGACGATCCTGGTCTGGCTGCCTTTCGTCACCGGCCATCTCACCGTGCCGACCGCCTTCGCGCCGATCGACTGGCACATTCATGAAATGCTGTTCGGTTATCAGGTCGCCGCCATCGGCGGCTTTCTGCTGACCGCGATCCCCAACTGGACCGGTCGGCTGCCGGTTCAGGGCATGCCGCTCCTGGCGCTCGTCCTCTCCTGGCTCGCCGGGCGGGTTGCGGTCACGGTCTCGGCGCTGATCGGTTGGCGCCTCGCCATGGCGATCGATGCCCTGTTCCTCCTGCTGCTCGCCGCGGCTGCTGCGCGCGAGATCGTCGCCGGGCGCAACTGGCGCAATCTCAAGGTCGTCGTCCTCGTCGCCCTGCTGCTCGCGGCCAACCTGGCCTTCCATCTCGAAGCAGGCCTGACGGGAAGCGCCGAGTTCTCCCGCCGTTTCGCCATTGCCGTGGTGCTGATGCTGGTCATGCTGATCGCGGGGCGCATCGTGCCCAGCTTCACGCGCAACTGGCTGGCGCCGCGCAAGGGCCGGCTGCCGGTGCCGTTCGGCGGTTACGACAAGATCGTGCTGGCCGGCAGCGTGGTCGCGCTGGGCCTCTGGGTCGCGATGCCGGAGATGTTCGCGACCGCTATCGCTCTGGCTGTCCTGGCTGTGCTCCATCTCATCAGGCTGGCCCGCTGGGCGGGCGAGCGCTGCTGGCGCAATCCGCTGCTGATCATCCTCCATGTCGCCTATCTGTTCGTGCCGCTCGGCTTCGGCCTGACGGCGCTGGCGAGCTTCGGCCTGATCGCGCCGGGCGCCGGCATCCACGCCTGGACGGCCGGAGCCTTCGGGACCATGACGCTGGCGGTGATGTCGCGCGCCAGCCTCGGGCATACCGGCCGCCCGCTGATGGCGACCGCCGCGACGCAGGCGTGCTACGTTCTTGTCGTGGTCGGCAGCGTCGCGCGGATCTGCTCGGCGCTCGGGCATGGTCCGGCCGGGCTGTTGCACGTCGCGGGCTTGAGCTGGTCACTGGCCTTCATCGTCTTTGCGCTGGCCTATTGGCCGGCGCTGACCGGCGCGCGCCTGGGCGGCAAGGCCGCTCCCACCCCCGGCGCCGCCTGA